One genomic window of Candidatus Methylomirabilis lanthanidiphila includes the following:
- a CDS encoding formylmethanofuran--tetrahydromethanopterin formyltransferase, with protein MEINGVCIDETYAEAFGMYASRVLITACSKAWALEAARSMAGYGTSVIGCGCEVAIEGTEPAETPDDRPGVSVMLFALSKKGVQEQLINRIGQCVMTSPTSACYNELEAEDRLSIGGKLKFFGDGFQISKRFDAQLTGNGGGPRRVWRIPVMDGEFIVEDRFGVQKGVGGGNFLLLGRELPATLQAAERAIEAMRKVPGVIMPFPGGVVRSGSKVGSRYKFLNASSNTAFCPSLRGAVKSELPEGVGAVLEVVIDGLTPEAVGEAMRVGILAACGPGVIKISAGNYGGKLGKHHFHLHQLLAER; from the coding sequence ATGGAGATTAACGGCGTTTGCATTGACGAGACCTATGCAGAGGCATTCGGCATGTATGCCAGTCGGGTGCTGATTACCGCGTGCAGTAAGGCGTGGGCGCTGGAGGCGGCGCGCAGCATGGCCGGGTACGGTACCTCGGTCATCGGCTGCGGTTGCGAGGTGGCGATTGAGGGGACCGAACCGGCGGAGACGCCGGACGATCGCCCCGGTGTGAGTGTGATGTTGTTCGCCCTGTCGAAAAAGGGGGTACAGGAACAACTCATCAACCGAATCGGCCAGTGTGTGATGACCTCTCCGACCTCGGCCTGTTACAACGAGCTGGAGGCGGAAGACCGGTTGTCCATCGGGGGCAAGCTCAAATTTTTCGGCGATGGATTTCAGATCAGCAAGCGCTTCGACGCACAACTGACCGGCAACGGCGGCGGCCCCCGGCGTGTCTGGCGAATCCCGGTGATGGACGGCGAGTTCATTGTGGAAGACCGGTTCGGTGTGCAGAAGGGTGTGGGCGGCGGCAACTTCCTGCTGTTGGGGCGCGAGCTGCCTGCGACCCTGCAGGCCGCGGAGCGGGCGATAGAGGCGATGCGGAAGGTGCCGGGCGTCATCATGCCCTTTCCGGGCGGCGTTGTCAGATCCGGCAGCAAGGTCGGCTCGCGCTACAAGTTCCTCAACGCCTCCAGCAACACGGCCTTCTGTCCCTCGCTGCGAGGGGCGGTGAAGAGCGAACTGCCGGAAGGAGTCGGGGCGGTGCTCGAAGTCGTCATCGACGGCCTGACGCCGGAAGCGGTAGGCGAGGCGATGCGGGTCGGCATCCTGGCCGCGTGCGGTCCCGGCGTCATCAAGATTTCCGCCGGGAACTACGGCGGGAAGTTGGGCAAACATCACTTTCACCTCCATCAACTGTTGGCTGAGCGCTGA
- a CDS encoding formyltransferase/hydrolase complex subunit gamma (fhcC), translating to MPPVVLHTKEISTNIPLEAESISPDRFVQCSQAEIEAMPVALGNETHRLGDFFKVEGERSDEIVIEGCAGRVKWIGSEMTRGRVVVRGDVGMHAGSYMRGGEILVEGNADDFLGVEMQGGLIRVKGNARHRVGAAYRGSKYGMQGGVILVDGNVGHEVGAYMRRGVIVIKGNAEDFLGGMMMNGTICLFGRAGIRTGGGMQKGTIVCLQPIDLLPTFAYDCTYAPVFLRMLFKGLKQLGVESPAAANGLVRRYHGDLADVGKGEILIAA from the coding sequence ATGCCACCAGTCGTACTTCATACGAAAGAGATCTCTACGAATATTCCGCTCGAGGCCGAGTCGATCTCGCCGGATCGGTTCGTGCAATGCAGCCAGGCAGAGATCGAGGCCATGCCCGTGGCGTTGGGGAACGAGACTCACCGACTTGGCGACTTCTTCAAGGTCGAGGGGGAGCGGTCGGACGAGATCGTGATTGAAGGCTGCGCAGGACGGGTCAAGTGGATCGGCTCAGAGATGACGCGGGGGCGCGTCGTCGTCCGCGGCGACGTCGGGATGCACGCCGGATCGTACATGCGGGGCGGTGAGATCCTCGTCGAGGGGAATGCCGACGACTTCCTGGGCGTTGAAATGCAAGGCGGGCTGATCCGGGTGAAGGGCAATGCCAGGCATCGTGTCGGGGCCGCCTATCGCGGGAGCAAGTACGGCATGCAGGGCGGGGTCATTCTGGTCGACGGTAACGTCGGACATGAAGTGGGCGCCTATATGCGGCGAGGCGTCATCGTCATCAAGGGGAATGCCGAGGATTTTCTGGGCGGCATGATGATGAACGGGACAATCTGTCTCTTTGGTCGGGCGGGCATCAGAACGGGGGGCGGCATGCAGAAGGGGACGATTGTCTGCCTGCAGCCCATTGACCTGCTGCCGACCTTTGCCTATGACTGCACCTACGCGCCGGTCTTTCTCCGGATGCTGTTCAAGGGGCTCAAGCAGCTCGGGGTTGAGTCTCCCGCTGCCGCGAATGGCCTCGTTCGGCGCTATCATGGCGACCTGGCCGATGTCGGCAAGGGCGAAATCCTGATCGCCGCTTGA
- a CDS encoding methenyltetrahydromethanopterin cyclohydrolase (Methenyl-H4MPT cyclohydrolase) (mch): MSLSMNRRAVEILNRMSDQASALGISVSTLKNGTRLVDLGVKVPGGLLAGKGLAEICLGGLGEVSFLPLDYGDFSFSGISVAIDGPVLPCLGSQYAGWRVHRGKFFGMGSGPARALARTEELYETIRIQDDADSAVLVLESGRLPDEEVAEYVAEKCGVNPDRVSLAVAATRSVAGAVQIAARSVETAMHKLFELDFDVTKTLTGFGTCPIATPSADDLTAIGRTNDCVLYGSKVYLTVSSTDDEIAALIDKIPSCASRDYGQLFRDLFKRYDGDFYKIDPFLFSPAKIAITNAASGRTFRAGRFNAELLQTSLLS, from the coding sequence GTGTCGCTCAGTATGAATCGCCGGGCCGTTGAGATCCTGAATCGGATGTCGGATCAGGCTTCCGCACTCGGGATCTCGGTATCGACGTTGAAGAACGGCACCCGTCTTGTCGATCTCGGGGTCAAGGTTCCGGGAGGTCTGCTGGCCGGCAAAGGGCTGGCGGAGATCTGCCTTGGCGGGCTGGGAGAGGTCTCGTTCCTGCCGCTCGACTACGGCGACTTCTCGTTCTCCGGGATCAGTGTGGCGATCGACGGGCCGGTGCTCCCGTGCCTCGGTTCACAATATGCCGGCTGGCGGGTCCATCGCGGAAAGTTTTTTGGGATGGGGTCGGGGCCGGCCAGGGCGCTCGCGCGGACCGAGGAGCTGTACGAGACGATTCGTATCCAGGACGACGCCGACTCGGCGGTCCTGGTGCTGGAGAGCGGCCGCCTGCCGGATGAAGAGGTGGCCGAGTACGTGGCGGAGAAGTGCGGCGTCAATCCGGATCGCGTCTCCCTGGCGGTTGCAGCCACGCGCAGTGTGGCCGGGGCGGTGCAGATCGCAGCGCGGTCCGTAGAGACGGCGATGCACAAACTATTCGAACTCGACTTCGACGTCACCAAGACGCTGACCGGCTTCGGAACCTGTCCGATCGCGACCCCTTCCGCCGACGATCTGACGGCCATCGGACGGACCAACGACTGCGTCCTGTACGGCAGCAAGGTCTATTTGACGGTGTCGTCGACCGATGACGAGATTGCGGCATTGATCGACAAGATCCCGTCCTGCGCGTCGCGAGACTACGGCCAACTGTTCCGCGATCTGTTCAAGCGGTATGACGGCGACTTCTATAAGATCGACCCGTTCCTCTTCAGCCCGGCCAAGATCGCCATCACCAACGCCGCCAGCGGCCGGACCTTCAGGGCCGGACGCTTCAATGCCGAGTTGCTGCAGACCTCTCTCCTTAGTTGA
- the lysX gene encoding Alpha-aminoadipate--LysW ligase LysX encodes MRIGILADRKGWHVEILAKALARRGCRADFLPITRLTARVPGDPLVTVNGESLESYDALLIRTIPEGSLEQIVFRMNALHRLEAAGVRIMNRPSPLEQTVDKYYTSSLLASRGLPTPRTVVAEGFDDAMAAFQELGDVIVKPLFGAGGRGMVRVSDADVAYRVFRTLTLTRSIFYIQEFVPHGNYDLRGLVIGDQVVAAMRRQSDGWRHNVSQGARPEACVMDDDATRLCLQASRLLGTDYAGIDLLQTPYGYTVVEVNSIPGWSGLQRTTEVDLAQEIADHLLSVLRP; translated from the coding sequence GTGAGAATCGGAATCCTCGCCGATAGAAAAGGGTGGCACGTCGAGATCCTTGCGAAGGCGCTGGCGCGACGCGGCTGCCGGGCCGATTTTCTACCCATTACCCGGCTGACGGCTCGCGTCCCGGGTGATCCGCTTGTCACGGTGAACGGCGAATCCCTCGAATCGTACGATGCGCTGCTGATCCGGACGATTCCGGAAGGGTCGTTGGAGCAGATCGTCTTCAGGATGAATGCGCTGCACCGGCTGGAGGCGGCCGGGGTGCGGATCATGAATCGGCCCAGTCCGCTGGAACAGACCGTCGACAAGTATTATACGTCCAGCCTGCTCGCGTCGCGCGGTCTGCCGACGCCTCGAACGGTGGTGGCCGAGGGGTTCGACGACGCGATGGCGGCCTTCCAGGAACTCGGCGACGTAATCGTCAAGCCGCTCTTCGGCGCCGGGGGGCGGGGGATGGTGCGGGTGAGCGACGCCGACGTCGCCTATCGAGTCTTTCGCACCCTGACGCTGACCCGGAGCATCTTCTATATCCAGGAATTTGTCCCGCACGGCAATTACGATCTTCGGGGTCTGGTCATAGGGGATCAGGTCGTTGCCGCCATGCGACGCCAGTCGGACGGGTGGCGGCACAACGTTTCGCAGGGCGCGCGGCCGGAAGCCTGCGTTATGGATGACGACGCGACCCGCCTCTGCCTTCAGGCCAGCAGGCTCCTCGGGACCGATTATGCCGGAATCGACCTGCTCCAGACTCCCTACGGCTACACGGTCGTGGAGGTCAACAGCATCCCCGGATGGTCCGGCCTGCAGCGGACGACGGAGGTTGATCTCGCCCAGGAGATCGCCGACCACCTCCTCAGCGTGCTTCGCCCCTAG
- a CDS encoding triphosphoribosyl-dephospho-CoA synthase yields MNALHARRSTLDADSVSLSAQLACLMEVSADKPGNVTPFADFADTRYTDFLASSVILGQVLRKAATAATGSLVLNAVQQTKRLVGRNTNLGIALLFAPLAKAALRKEHRTLRLRLRSVLAAITPYDGQRVYEAIRLAAPGGLGQADRLDVRATHGRVSLLEAMRAAADRDSIAREYVTDFEITFTIGAPTLTGYLQEFGDPEASVIQTYLTLLSRVPDSLISRKCGVREAAKVSREAEKILAIGGVRTEQGWQRLQRWDRALRRDGNRLNPGTTADLTAAALFVVALERGMTFVLGNSAT; encoded by the coding sequence ATGAACGCTCTTCACGCTCGACGCTCCACGCTCGACGCCGATTCGGTCTCCCTCTCCGCCCAACTCGCCTGCCTCATGGAGGTCAGCGCCGACAAGCCTGGGAACGTCACCCCGTTCGCCGACTTTGCCGACACCCGCTATACCGACTTTCTGGCTAGCTCTGTGATCCTGGGACAGGTGCTACGGAAGGCGGCTACGGCGGCAACCGGCTCGCTGGTCCTTAACGCGGTTCAGCAGACGAAGCGGCTGGTCGGTCGGAACACCAACCTGGGTATCGCGCTCCTCTTCGCCCCCCTGGCCAAGGCGGCTCTCCGCAAGGAACACCGAACGCTCCGGTTGCGCCTTCGCAGTGTGCTGGCCGCCATTACGCCCTACGATGGGCAACGGGTCTACGAGGCGATACGCCTGGCAGCCCCAGGCGGCCTTGGGCAGGCCGACCGGTTGGACGTCCGGGCGACCCATGGCAGGGTCTCGCTCCTTGAGGCGATGCGCGCTGCCGCCGATCGGGATTCGATCGCGCGCGAGTATGTCACCGACTTCGAAATTACCTTCACCATCGGCGCTCCGACACTTACAGGATACCTTCAGGAGTTCGGCGATCCGGAGGCCTCGGTCATTCAAACCTATCTGACGCTGCTTTCCCGGGTACCGGATTCCCTGATCTCGCGTAAGTGCGGGGTCCGTGAGGCCGCCAAGGTGTCACGGGAGGCAGAAAAGATCCTCGCCATCGGTGGGGTGCGCACTGAGCAGGGGTGGCAAAGGCTTCAACGATGGGATCGTGCCCTCCGTAGGGACGGTAACCGGCTCAATCCAGGGACGACTGCCGACCTGACCGCCGCCGCCCTCTTTGTGGTGGCGTTAGAGCGGGGGATGACATTTGTGCTGGGGAACAGCGCAACCTAA
- a CDS encoding acetyl-CoA synthetase, translating into MGGLDNIFSPKTIAVIGASESQGSVGRAIMENLLTQKTAPIFPVNPKRQKILGIDACIRIAEVPEPVDLAVIATPAHTVPDLVGECGEAGVGGIVIISAGFKEAGEKGRGLEDRIRETRKRYGMRIIGPNCLGVIRPITGLNASFLNVRPEAGRIAFISQSGALGSAILDWAMHAHIGFSLFASLGSMMDVDFGDLIDFLGDDPNTKSIMLYMEGIGNAKKFISAAKGFARNKPIIVLKPGRFAESARAALSHTGSMGGEDRTCDAAFKRVGVVRVRDIADLFNVAEVLHAKHLPKGPEIAIVTNAGGAGVIATDTLIGLGGRLAQLTDDSIRALNAHLPAYWSKANPVDVLGDADTLRYENAVTTCLNDPGVNGVITIYTPQGTARPDEVAKRFTEIADQSRKPFIAVWMGGGQVEGARAITLQHNIPTYATPEEAVKTYLYMYRYGRNLELLYETPGQLSVDQAPPKHNLKAFVAELYKEGRTLLTERESKRFLVNYGIPTVKPYLTKNLEEALSLANSVGYPVVLKIVSPDIVHKSDVGGVMTGIDSDRELKSEYGRLIKRVQKKAPQASISGISIQKMVGKIDYELILGMKKDKDFGSVILFGMGGIGVEIFQDFSIGLPPLNQTLARRLMEETKVFRMIQGYRGRLPADMQQLEQILVSFSNLVVDFPEIAEIDINPLAISEGKACALDARIILDREAIGYAGPYPHLVIAPYPTGYVIPWRLNDGTEVLLRPIRPEDEPLEREMLSTLSEETLRGRFFQVLKHITHEMLIRFCNIDYDREMAIVAELREGEKRRIIGIGRLIIEPDGKRSEFAVVVHDDFQGKGLGYKLVDMLIGVAQDKGLGEVAGTVLTDNMNMLRVCETLGFKTTHQPEGVSSVRLMLK; encoded by the coding sequence ATGGGCGGCCTGGATAACATATTCAGCCCAAAGACGATTGCTGTAATTGGCGCCTCTGAGAGCCAAGGTTCTGTGGGACGAGCGATCATGGAGAATCTCCTCACGCAAAAGACGGCACCGATCTTTCCGGTCAATCCCAAACGGCAAAAGATCCTGGGGATAGACGCCTGCATCAGGATTGCAGAGGTCCCGGAGCCGGTCGATCTTGCGGTCATTGCCACGCCTGCGCACACCGTTCCTGATCTTGTCGGAGAGTGCGGAGAGGCCGGGGTAGGGGGGATCGTCATCATCTCCGCAGGGTTCAAGGAGGCCGGCGAAAAGGGGAGGGGGCTGGAGGACCGGATTCGGGAGACCCGGAAACGGTACGGCATGAGAATCATCGGACCCAATTGTCTCGGTGTTATCCGGCCCATTACAGGACTGAACGCCTCTTTTCTGAACGTCCGTCCTGAAGCGGGGAGGATCGCCTTCATCTCCCAGAGCGGGGCGCTGGGGAGCGCCATTCTCGACTGGGCCATGCACGCGCATATCGGCTTCAGCCTCTTTGCATCCCTCGGCTCCATGATGGATGTCGATTTCGGGGACCTGATCGATTTCCTGGGCGACGACCCGAACACCAAGAGCATCATGCTCTACATGGAGGGTATCGGGAATGCGAAGAAGTTCATCAGTGCCGCCAAGGGGTTTGCAAGGAATAAACCGATCATCGTGTTAAAACCCGGGAGATTTGCCGAGAGTGCAAGGGCCGCGTTGTCGCATACCGGATCGATGGGGGGCGAAGATCGCACATGCGATGCCGCCTTCAAACGGGTTGGTGTCGTCAGGGTCAGAGATATTGCGGATCTGTTTAATGTGGCAGAGGTTCTGCACGCGAAGCATCTCCCGAAAGGGCCCGAGATCGCGATTGTCACGAATGCGGGAGGCGCCGGGGTCATTGCGACGGATACGTTGATAGGGCTGGGCGGACGGCTTGCGCAACTGACGGATGACAGCATCAGGGCGCTGAACGCTCATCTCCCCGCGTATTGGAGCAAGGCCAACCCGGTAGACGTCTTGGGGGATGCGGACACCTTGCGGTACGAGAACGCCGTCACGACCTGCTTGAATGATCCCGGCGTCAACGGCGTCATTACGATCTATACGCCGCAGGGGACCGCGCGACCGGATGAGGTCGCCAAGCGCTTCACCGAGATCGCCGATCAGAGTCGTAAACCGTTCATTGCTGTGTGGATGGGCGGGGGACAGGTCGAAGGCGCGCGGGCCATCACCCTTCAGCACAACATCCCCACGTATGCGACTCCGGAAGAGGCCGTGAAGACCTACCTCTACATGTACCGGTACGGCCGGAATCTTGAGCTCCTGTATGAAACCCCCGGACAATTGTCGGTGGACCAGGCGCCGCCCAAACACAACCTCAAGGCATTTGTTGCGGAACTGTACAAAGAGGGGAGAACGCTCCTGACGGAGAGAGAATCGAAGCGGTTTCTCGTGAATTACGGCATCCCCACGGTCAAACCGTATCTGACGAAGAATCTGGAAGAAGCCCTGAGCCTGGCGAATTCGGTCGGATACCCGGTCGTCCTGAAGATTGTGTCTCCCGATATCGTTCATAAAAGCGACGTCGGCGGTGTCATGACAGGGATTGATTCCGACCGGGAGCTGAAGAGCGAATATGGACGTCTGATCAAAAGGGTTCAGAAGAAGGCCCCGCAGGCGAGCATCTCCGGGATCTCTATTCAGAAGATGGTGGGAAAGATCGATTATGAGCTGATCCTGGGGATGAAAAAGGATAAAGACTTCGGTTCGGTGATCCTCTTCGGAATGGGAGGGATCGGGGTCGAGATATTTCAGGACTTCTCTATCGGCCTCCCCCCGTTGAACCAGACCCTGGCAAGAAGACTGATGGAAGAGACGAAGGTCTTTAGAATGATCCAGGGCTACCGGGGGAGACTGCCTGCGGATATGCAGCAGTTAGAGCAGATCCTGGTGAGCTTTTCCAATCTGGTCGTCGATTTTCCGGAAATTGCCGAGATCGACATTAACCCCCTCGCTATCTCCGAAGGGAAGGCCTGCGCCCTCGATGCCAGAATCATCCTCGACCGGGAGGCTATCGGGTACGCCGGCCCATACCCCCATCTCGTGATTGCCCCGTATCCCACGGGATATGTGATCCCATGGCGATTGAACGACGGGACCGAGGTGCTCTTGCGGCCGATCCGGCCGGAAGACGAACCGCTGGAGCGTGAAATGCTTTCAACCCTGTCCGAAGAGACATTGCGAGGGAGATTCTTTCAGGTGTTAAAGCATATCACCCATGAGATGCTGATTCGGTTCTGCAACATCGATTACGACCGTGAGATGGCGATCGTGGCGGAGCTGCGGGAGGGGGAGAAGAGACGAATCATCGGAATCGGCAGGTTGATTATCGAACCGGATGGCAAGCGCAGCGAGTTCGCCGTCGTGGTACACGATGACTTTCAGGGGAAAGGCCTGGGCTACAAACTCGTGGACATGCTCATTGGCGTCGCCCAGGATAAGGGGCTGGGCGAGGTCGCCGGTACTGTCCTTACCGACAACATGAATATGCTCCGGGTCTGTGAGACCCTCGGGTTTAAGACGACCCACCAGCCTGAAGGGGTGAGCAGCGTCCGGCTGATGTTGAAGTAA
- a CDS encoding alpha/beta hydrolase → MSRRLTTQPGPLDEMVGRQPTDLAFHTDSRTLVYLIHGVTGTPVEMGYLGRRLARHGWDVYATTLPGHCTRLRDLMRTSEEDWLTHVKAQLAFVRERYDRLYVAGLSAGGLLALDSSLTVSVDGLGVFSPTFFYDGWKTPWTRALLPFVMEVAPLGYLLFHQDGPPFGIKERRLQAHKRASYGSVSLLRRWIMGVWTRMTHAADQAISAPLAATMGYPIFPLKTLTNIDRLSTLVRRRLGEVTAPTLILQAREDDITGPRNGELVHNGIASIRKRLILLDDCYHVITVDKQKKAVAGHLIEFFELQTSEETEPQARMAEPSNMAALAAPLS, encoded by the coding sequence ATGAGCCGACGACTGACCACGCAGCCTGGTCCTCTTGATGAGATGGTCGGCCGCCAACCGACCGACCTCGCCTTCCACACCGACTCACGTACCTTGGTATATCTGATTCACGGTGTCACAGGGACACCGGTCGAGATGGGCTATCTTGGACGGCGGTTGGCGCGCCACGGATGGGACGTCTATGCTACGACCCTCCCGGGCCACTGTACGCGACTCAGGGATCTGATGAGAACGTCTGAAGAGGACTGGCTCACGCACGTGAAGGCGCAACTGGCCTTCGTACGCGAACGGTACGACCGCCTCTATGTGGCCGGCCTGAGCGCGGGAGGACTTCTAGCCTTGGACTCCTCACTGACCGTGAGTGTTGATGGACTCGGAGTTTTCTCGCCCACCTTTTTTTACGATGGGTGGAAGACACCTTGGACTAGGGCACTTCTGCCCTTTGTTATGGAGGTGGCTCCTTTGGGCTATCTCCTCTTCCACCAGGATGGTCCACCCTTTGGAATTAAGGAGAGACGGCTTCAGGCCCACAAGCGGGCGTCGTATGGTTCCGTTTCGCTCCTGCGTCGATGGATCATGGGTGTGTGGACTCGCATGACCCATGCTGCCGACCAAGCGATCAGTGCCCCTTTGGCAGCCACGATGGGGTATCCGATCTTTCCGTTGAAGACCTTGACCAATATAGATCGGCTCTCCACGCTCGTCCGTCGTCGCTTGGGTGAGGTGACGGCGCCCACCTTGATCCTCCAGGCCCGCGAAGACGATATCACCGGCCCTCGTAATGGCGAGCTGGTGCACAACGGCATCGCTTCGATACGGAAGCGCCTGATCTTACTCGATGACTGCTACCATGTGATCACGGTGGATAAGCAGAAAAAAGCCGTTGCCGGCCACCTGATTGAATTTTTCGAACTCCAGACGTCTGAGGAGACGGAACCGCAGGCTCGCATGGCAGAGCCCTCCAATATGGCTGCCCTGGCAGCCCCGCTTTCCTGA
- a CDS encoding adenosylmethionine-8-amino-7-oxononanoate aminotransferase codes for MNRIDKPRPTETALREKEAQYCSHGDTAHYSPTPKFFQGCEGSFLYDREDKPYLDLQMWYSTVNFGYRNRSLVEAVKAQLEQLPQLASQYLHEEKVLAAEKLALECHRAFGIKGRVHFNVGGAQAIEDSIKLVRSATSKSLFMAFMGGYHGRTLGASEITSSYRYRRRFGHFSNRAHFVPFPYCYRCPYDMKLESCEYYCVKQFERLFETEYNSFWDSKAEEPEFVAFYAEPVQATGGYIPPPPEYFLRLKKILDERKILLVDDEVQMGFFRTGKFWAIEHFGVKPNIVVFGKTLTNGLNPLSGLWADEALISPQAFPPGSTHSTYSSNPLGTAAALATLQWIEQQEYERKVAESGAYFLEQLEVLKKRHAVIGDVAGLGLALRIEVTQPDRLTPNQPLANRIFELGLAGGIPTSRGPMGLVLNVTGYYKNVFGLAPCLDITKSEIDLAIELLDWLFTHCTEEP; via the coding sequence ATGAACCGCATAGATAAACCCCGACCCACCGAAACGGCGCTGCGCGAAAAGGAGGCGCAGTACTGCTCGCATGGCGATACGGCGCACTACTCGCCCACGCCGAAGTTCTTTCAAGGCTGTGAAGGCAGCTTTCTCTATGACCGCGAGGACAAACCATACCTCGACCTCCAGATGTGGTACTCGACGGTCAACTTCGGCTATCGCAATCGGAGCCTCGTGGAGGCGGTGAAGGCGCAACTTGAGCAATTGCCCCAATTGGCGTCCCAATATCTCCATGAAGAAAAGGTCCTGGCGGCCGAGAAATTGGCGCTCGAATGCCACCGGGCATTCGGAATCAAAGGGCGCGTGCATTTCAATGTGGGGGGCGCCCAGGCCATTGAAGACTCAATAAAACTCGTACGCAGTGCTACCAGCAAATCCCTCTTCATGGCCTTTATGGGGGGGTACCACGGCAGGACCCTCGGAGCCTCCGAGATCACCTCCAGCTACCGATACCGCCGACGCTTCGGCCATTTCTCGAACCGAGCACATTTCGTTCCCTTCCCATACTGCTACCGGTGCCCGTACGATATGAAGCTGGAGAGTTGCGAGTATTACTGCGTCAAACAGTTCGAGCGGCTGTTCGAGACGGAGTACAACTCATTCTGGGATTCGAAGGCTGAAGAGCCCGAGTTTGTAGCGTTTTACGCAGAGCCGGTGCAGGCCACGGGAGGATATATTCCGCCGCCGCCCGAGTATTTCCTGCGGCTCAAGAAGATCCTGGACGAGCGAAAGATTCTCCTGGTAGACGACGAGGTCCAGATGGGGTTTTTCAGGACCGGGAAGTTTTGGGCGATTGAGCACTTCGGCGTCAAACCGAACATCGTCGTCTTTGGGAAGACGTTGACCAATGGTCTGAATCCCCTCTCTGGGCTATGGGCCGATGAGGCCCTCATCTCTCCCCAGGCCTTTCCGCCTGGGTCGACACATTCCACCTACTCGTCTAATCCGTTGGGCACAGCCGCAGCCTTGGCGACACTGCAGTGGATCGAGCAGCAGGAGTATGAGCGGAAGGTGGCCGAATCGGGAGCCTATTTTCTGGAGCAGCTCGAAGTCCTGAAGAAACGGCATGCCGTGATCGGGGACGTCGCCGGCTTGGGCTTGGCTTTGCGTATTGAAGTCACGCAGCCGGACCGGCTCACCCCCAACCAGCCCCTCGCAAACCGGATCTTCGAGTTGGGTCTGGCCGGAGGGATTCCAACATCCCGTGGCCCAATGGGGTTAGTGTTAAATGTCACGGGATATTACAAGAACGTCTTCGGCCTTGCACCTTGCCTGGATATCACCAAGAGTGAGATCGATCTGGCTATCGAACTACTGGACTGGCTCTTCACCCACTGCACGGAGGAGCCATGA
- the mtnX_2 gene encoding 2-hydroxy-3-keto-5-methylthiopentenyl-1-phosphatephosphatase, whose amino-acid sequence MSQFCLSGIIHSTSRPGTRAPSPRRTDLPRDLSAFQVLCDFDGTITRTDVTDAILEAFALPAFREWQGRWERGEITGRECLSRQVALIRADRATLIRFAADIPIDEGIVALDQRCAEQGIPLTIVSDGLDLLIDTVLRRHGLSHIPVISNHLVWNGNSFPSLSFPFPSPDCWTGAGTCKCAVAASGGFSPRETVYIGDGRSDRCVSTVAQHVFAKGRLREWCDLQGVDCEPFETLTDVVEHLFQKGEQIE is encoded by the coding sequence ATGAGCCAATTCTGTCTTTCAGGAATAATCCATTCCACATCCAGGCCCGGCACACGCGCGCCGAGCCCGAGACGAACCGACCTGCCGCGCGATCTGTCGGCCTTCCAGGTCCTCTGCGATTTCGATGGGACCATCACCAGGACGGATGTCACGGACGCCATCCTCGAGGCCTTTGCCCTGCCGGCATTCCGCGAATGGCAGGGCCGATGGGAGCGTGGTGAGATCACCGGCCGAGAGTGTCTGTCCCGACAAGTCGCGTTGATTCGAGCAGATCGGGCAACGCTGATACGGTTTGCGGCTGATATCCCCATCGACGAGGGCATCGTCGCGCTCGACCAACGGTGCGCAGAGCAGGGCATTCCGCTGACCATTGTCAGCGATGGCCTCGATCTGCTCATCGATACGGTATTGCGACGGCACGGACTCTCGCACATCCCTGTGATCTCTAATCACCTGGTCTGGAATGGAAACAGCTTCCCCTCGCTCAGCTTCCCATTTCCATCGCCCGACTGCTGGACCGGGGCCGGGACGTGTAAATGCGCAGTAGCCGCCTCCGGCGGGTTTTCGCCGAGGGAGACGGTCTATATCGGAGACGGGCGATCCGACCGGTGCGTCTCGACCGTAGCGCAACACGTCTTCGCGAAAGGGAGGCTGCGAGAGTGGTGCGATCTGCAGGGGGTCGACTGTGAACCGTTCGAGACGCTGACCGACGTCGTTGAACATCTCTTTCAAAAGGGAGAACAGATCGAATGA